The following are encoded together in the Citrus sinensis cultivar Valencia sweet orange chromosome 1, DVS_A1.0, whole genome shotgun sequence genome:
- the LOC102617301 gene encoding aspartate aminotransferase, chloroplastic isoform X1, with protein MASTMLSIASATPSASLSMHEKLKGKVKLGSTTNSTAGFIKTKSFGRVSMVAAVNVSRFEGVTMAPPDPILGVSEAFKADTDEKKLNLGVGAYRTEELQPYVLDVVKKAENLMLERGENKEYLPIEGLAAFNKVTAELLFGADNSVLKEQRVATVQGLSGTGSLRLAAALIERYFPGAKVLISSPTWGNHKNIFNDARVPWSEYRYYDPKTVGLDFEGMIADIKAAPGGSFILLHGCAHNPTGIDPTPEQWEKIADVIQEKNHIPFFDVAYQGFASGSLDNDASSVRLFATRGMELLVAQSYSKNLGLYAERIGAMNVVCSSSDLAARCCEVAVIQVKSQLKRLARPMYSNPPVHGARIVANVVGNPALFDEWKAEMEMMAGRIKNVRQKLFDSLSAKDKSGKDWSFILRQIGMFSFTGLNKAQSDNMTNKWHVYMTKDGRISLAGLSLAKCEYLADAIIDSYHNVS; from the exons ATGGCCTCAACAATGCTTTCAATAGCTTCTGCAACTCCTTCAGCTTCGCTATCGATGCACGAGAAGCTCAAG GGCAAGGTTAAGCTTGGAAGTACCACTAATTCGACAGCAGGATTCATTAAGACTAAA TCCTTTGGTCGAGTATCTATGGTTGCTGCTGTCAATGTTTCTCGTTTTGAGGGTGTAACGATGGCTCCCCCCGATCCAATTCTTGGAGTTTCTGAAGCTTTTAAAGCTGACACAGATGAAAAGAAACTCAACCTTGGAGTCGGTGCTTATCGAACCGAAGAGCTACAGCCTTATGTGCTTGATGTTGTTAAGAAG GCAGAGAATCTTATGCTGGAAAGGGGGGAAAACAAGGAG TATCTTCCAATTGAAGGTTTGGCTGCATTCAATAAGGTGACAGCAGAGTTATTGTTTGGAGCTGACAACTCAGTGCTAAAGGAACAAAGA GTTGCAACAGTTCAAGGTCTTTCAGGAACCGGTTCTCTTCGGCTGGCTGCAGCTCTTATAGAACGATATTTTCCTGGGGCAAAAGTACTAATATCATCTCCAACATGGG GTAACCACAAGAACATTTTCAATGATGCTAGAGTTCCATGGTCTGAGTACCGCTACTATGATCCAAAAACAGTGGGTTTGGATTTTGAGGGAATGATAGCAGACATAAAG GCAGCCCCTGGTGGATCTTTTATTCTGCTTCATGGTTGTGCTCACAACCCAACTGGCATTGATCCAACCCCTGAACAATGGGAAAAAATTGCTGATGTCATTCaagagaaaaatcatattCCATTTTTCGATGTTGCCTACCAG GGATTTGCAAGTGGAAGCCTTGACAATGATGCATCATCTGTGAGATTGTTTGCCACACGTGGCATGGAGCTTCTTGTTGCTCAGTCATACAGTAAAAACCTTGGTCTTTATGCAGAAAGGATTGGAGCAATGAATGTTGTCTGTTCGTCATCTGATTTAGCAGCAAGGTGCTGTGAAGTTGCTGTAATCCA GGTAAAGAGCCAACTGAAAAGGCTTGCTCGACCTATGTACTCAAATCCTCCTGTTCATGGGGCTAGGATTGTAGCCAATGTTGTTGGGAATCCAGCTCTCTTCGATGAATGGAAAGCAGAGATGGAGATGATGGCAGGAAGGATAAAAAATGTGAGACAGAAGCTTTTTGATAGTCTCTCTGCAAAAGATAAGAGtggaaaagattggtcattcaTTCTCAGGCAGATTGGCATGTTCTCATTCACAGGCTTGAACAAAGCGCAG AGTGATAATATGACAAATAAGTGGCATGTCTACATGACCAAGGATGGGAGGATATCCTTGGCTGGATTGTCTTTGGCCAAATGTGAATATCTTGCCGATGCCATCATTGATTCATATCACAATGTCAGTTGA
- the LOC102617301 gene encoding aspartate aminotransferase, chloroplastic isoform X2 gives MASTMLSIASATPSASLSMHEKLKGKVKLGSTTNSTAGFIKTKSFGRVSMVAAVNVSRFEGVTMAPPDPILGVSEAFKADTDEKKLNLGVGAYRTEELQPYVLDVVKKAENLMLERGENKEYLPIEGLAAFNKVTAELLFGADNSVLKEQRVATVQGLSGTGSLRLAAALIERYFPGAKVLISSPTWGNHKNIFNDARVPWSEYRYYDPKTVGLDFEGMIADIKAAPGGSFILLHGCAHNPTGIDPTPEQWEKIADVIQEKNHIPFFDVAYQGFASGSLDNDASSVRLFATRGMELLVAQSYSKNLGLYAERIGAMNVVCSSSDLAARVKSQLKRLARPMYSNPPVHGARIVANVVGNPALFDEWKAEMEMMAGRIKNVRQKLFDSLSAKDKSGKDWSFILRQIGMFSFTGLNKAQSDNMTNKWHVYMTKDGRISLAGLSLAKCEYLADAIIDSYHNVS, from the exons ATGGCCTCAACAATGCTTTCAATAGCTTCTGCAACTCCTTCAGCTTCGCTATCGATGCACGAGAAGCTCAAG GGCAAGGTTAAGCTTGGAAGTACCACTAATTCGACAGCAGGATTCATTAAGACTAAA TCCTTTGGTCGAGTATCTATGGTTGCTGCTGTCAATGTTTCTCGTTTTGAGGGTGTAACGATGGCTCCCCCCGATCCAATTCTTGGAGTTTCTGAAGCTTTTAAAGCTGACACAGATGAAAAGAAACTCAACCTTGGAGTCGGTGCTTATCGAACCGAAGAGCTACAGCCTTATGTGCTTGATGTTGTTAAGAAG GCAGAGAATCTTATGCTGGAAAGGGGGGAAAACAAGGAG TATCTTCCAATTGAAGGTTTGGCTGCATTCAATAAGGTGACAGCAGAGTTATTGTTTGGAGCTGACAACTCAGTGCTAAAGGAACAAAGA GTTGCAACAGTTCAAGGTCTTTCAGGAACCGGTTCTCTTCGGCTGGCTGCAGCTCTTATAGAACGATATTTTCCTGGGGCAAAAGTACTAATATCATCTCCAACATGGG GTAACCACAAGAACATTTTCAATGATGCTAGAGTTCCATGGTCTGAGTACCGCTACTATGATCCAAAAACAGTGGGTTTGGATTTTGAGGGAATGATAGCAGACATAAAG GCAGCCCCTGGTGGATCTTTTATTCTGCTTCATGGTTGTGCTCACAACCCAACTGGCATTGATCCAACCCCTGAACAATGGGAAAAAATTGCTGATGTCATTCaagagaaaaatcatattCCATTTTTCGATGTTGCCTACCAG GGATTTGCAAGTGGAAGCCTTGACAATGATGCATCATCTGTGAGATTGTTTGCCACACGTGGCATGGAGCTTCTTGTTGCTCAGTCATACAGTAAAAACCTTGGTCTTTATGCAGAAAGGATTGGAGCAATGAATGTTGTCTGTTCGTCATCTGATTTAGCAGCAAG GGTAAAGAGCCAACTGAAAAGGCTTGCTCGACCTATGTACTCAAATCCTCCTGTTCATGGGGCTAGGATTGTAGCCAATGTTGTTGGGAATCCAGCTCTCTTCGATGAATGGAAAGCAGAGATGGAGATGATGGCAGGAAGGATAAAAAATGTGAGACAGAAGCTTTTTGATAGTCTCTCTGCAAAAGATAAGAGtggaaaagattggtcattcaTTCTCAGGCAGATTGGCATGTTCTCATTCACAGGCTTGAACAAAGCGCAG AGTGATAATATGACAAATAAGTGGCATGTCTACATGACCAAGGATGGGAGGATATCCTTGGCTGGATTGTCTTTGGCCAAATGTGAATATCTTGCCGATGCCATCATTGATTCATATCACAATGTCAGTTGA
- the LOC102616995 gene encoding probable receptor-like protein kinase At1g80640 — translation MKLLLILFVVLFVFLHQSFWIHASIEPLPGPLVFSPLISPVSTSMAAFSPGIQMGSEDPHHHHMDAHHKLLIALIIACSALCLIILALLCLWLYHLKYSFKSSNKNAKSKDSENGVVLSSFLGKFTSVRMVSKKGSAISFIEYKLLEKATDSFHESNILGEGGFGCVYKAKLDDNLHVAVKKLDCATQDAGREFENEVDLLSNIHHPNVVCLLGYSAHDDTRFIVYELMENRSLDIQLHGPSHGSALTWHMRMKIALDTARGLEYLHEHCNPAVIHRDLKSSNILLDSKFNAKLSDFGLAITDGSQNKNNLKLSGTLGYVAPEYLLDGKLTDKSDVYAFGVVLLELLLGRRPVEKLAPAQCQSIVTWAMPQLTDRSKLPNIVDPVIKSTMDLKHLYQVAAVAVLCVQPEPSYRPLITDVLHSLIPLVPVELGGTLRVAPSGPPADSTIPSGH, via the exons atgaagcttcttcttattctctttgttgttttatttgtttttctacaTCAATCCTTTTGGATTCATGCCTCAATAGAGCCATTACCAGGCCCCCTTGTTTTTTCTCCCCTCATTTCCCCTGTTTCTACTTCAATGGCTGCTTTTTCTCCAG GAATTCAAATGGGCAGTGAGGATCCGCATCATCACCATATGGATGCACACCACAAGTTGCTTATTGCACTCATTATTGCTTGCAGTGCCCTTTGTTTAATCATTCTGGCTTTATTGTGTTTGTGGCTTTATCATTTGAAGTACTCCTTCAAATCCagtaacaagaatgcaaagaGCAAAG ATTCTGAGAATGGAGTTGTGTTATCATCATTTTTGGGCAAATTCACTTCTGTGAGGATGGTTAGTAAGAAGGGATCTGCTATTTCATTTATTGAGTATAAGCTGTTAGAGAAAGCCACCGACAGTTTTCATGAGAGTAATATATTGGGTGAGGGTGGATTTGGATGTGTTTACAAGGCTAAATTGGATGATAACTTGCACGTCGCTGTCAAAAAATTAGATTGTGCAACACAAGATGCCGGCAGAGAATTTGAG AATGAGGTGGATTTGCTGAGTAATATTCACCACCCAAATGTTGTTTGTCTGTTGGGTTATAGTGCTCATGATGACACAAGGTTTATTGTTTATGAATTGATGGAAAATCGGTCCCTTGATATTCAATTGCATG GTCCTTCTCATGGATCAGCATTGACTTGGCATATGCGAATGAAAATTGCTCTTGATACCGCTAG AGGATTAGAATATTTACATGAGCACTGCAACCCTGCAGTCATTCATAGAGATCTGAAATCCTCCAATATACTTCTAGATTCCAAGTTTAATGCTAAG CTCTCAGATTTTGGTCTTGCCATAACCGATGGATCCCAAAACAAGAACAATCTTAAGCTTTCGGGCACTTTGGGATATGTGGCTCCCGAGTATCTTTTAGATG GTAAATTGACAGACAAGAGTGATGTCTATGCTTTTGGAGTTGTGCTTCTTGAACTTCTCTTAGGAAGAAGGCCAGTGGAGAAACTGGCACCAGCTCAGTGCCAATCTATTGTCACATGG GCCATGCCTCAACTCACTGACAGATCTAAACTCCCAAACATTGTGGATCCTGTGATTAAAAGTACAATGGATTTAAAGCATTTATACCAG GTTGCAGCTGTTGCTGTGTTATGTGTGCAACCGGAGCCAAGTTATCGACCACTGATAACGGATGTTTTGCACTCTCTTATCCCACTCGTTCCAGTGGAGCTTGGAGGAACTCTGAGGGTTGCACCATCTGGACCTCCTGCAGACTCCACTATACCTTCTGGACACTGA